Below is a window of Vicinamibacteria bacterium DNA.
GCTCCAGGTCATGGACCATGCCGCTCTGACGGACAATACCGGCCGGAAAGCCGACTTCCGTCAAGCGATCTTGATCATGACCTCCAACGCGGGATCGCGAGAGATGGACGCGCTTTCGATTGGCTTTGCCAGCGACCGGGCCCGGGATGCTCCGTCTCGCGCCAAGAAGGCAATCGAGCGCCTGTTCAGCCCGGAGTTTCGAAACCGGCTCGACGGCATCATTACTTTCGACGCCCTGAGCGAGGAAGTCATGGAGACCATTGTCGAGAAGTTCATCCTCGAGCTCGAGGCCCAGCTTCGCGAGCGGCGGGTCGCCTTCACGCTCCTTCCCGAGGCGCGGGCCTACTTGGCCAAGAAGGGCTACGATCCAATGTACGGCGCGAGACCTCTGGCCCGGCTCATCCAAACCGACGTGCGTGATCCCTTGACCGACGAGATCCTGTTCGGAGAGCTGGAGCACGGCGGCACCGTAACCATCGGTTACGACGGTGAGAAACTTTCGTTTGCTTTCGACGCACCGAAGGTTCCCGCCGAGACGGACACCGATGCCAGTCTACCTGCTGGGTAACGAGATCGTCTTTCCCCCCGCGGATCACGCCGAGCAGGGACTTCTCGCCGTGGGTGGCGATCTCTCGCCCGAACGCTTGCTTGCCGCGTACTCCGGCGGCATCTTTCCCTGGTACTCGGACCGCGATCCGATTCTCTGGCACTCACCCGATCCCCGTTTCGTTTTGACGGCCGAGACCCTGCGGATTCCGAAGCGCCTGCGAAGGCGGCTCAACGCGAATCCTTTCCGTCTGACGATGGATTCCGCGTTCGGGGAGGTCATCGCTCGCTGTGCTCGAGCCAGAAGGCCCGGACAGCGAGGGACTTGGATCACGGCCGAGATGTCGCGTGCCTACACCGAGCTACACCGCCTCGGGTTCGCCCATTCGGTAGAGGCCTGGTCCGACCGGGTGCTCGTTGGCGGGCTGTACGGTGTGTCTCTTGGAGGCGCCTTCTTCGGCGAATCGATGTTCGCCACGAGTCCAGACGCCTCGAAAATTGCCTTCGTGATGCTCGTGCAGCAGCTCGAGCGTTGGGGTATCGCCCTCATCGATTGCCAGATCGAAACCGGACATCTGGCACGATTCGGCGCCGTAGCCTGGCCCCGCGATCGCTACCTGAGGGAGCTCGA
It encodes the following:
- a CDS encoding AAA family ATPase translates to LQVMDHAALTDNTGRKADFRQAILIMTSNAGSREMDALSIGFASDRARDAPSRAKKAIERLFSPEFRNRLDGIITFDALSEEVMETIVEKFILELEAQLRERRVAFTLLPEARAYLAKKGYDPMYGARPLARLIQTDVRDPLTDEILFGELEHGGTVTIGYDGEKLSFAFDAPKVPAETDTDASLPAG
- the aat gene encoding leucyl/phenylalanyl-tRNA--protein transferase, which encodes MPVYLLGNEIVFPPADHAEQGLLAVGGDLSPERLLAAYSGGIFPWYSDRDPILWHSPDPRFVLTAETLRIPKRLRRRLNANPFRLTMDSAFGEVIARCARARRPGQRGTWITAEMSRAYTELHRLGFAHSVEAWSDRVLVGGLYGVSLGGAFFGESMFATSPDASKIAFVMLVQQLERWGIALIDCQIETGHLARFGAVAWPRDRYLRELEAALSKPTRRGRWEWDWAPHDS